One stretch of Streptomyces hygroscopicus DNA includes these proteins:
- a CDS encoding metal-dependent phosphohydrolase has protein sequence MTSGVPAAPLTDEELTSLVEGLAGLPYGGEAVDQRTHALQTAWLARDAGADDELVVAAALHDIGRARTGRARPVRAEHPGLPHEVAGAEFARRRVSERAAWVIAQHVPAKRYLVATDPAYHALLSPASIASLKVQGGPMDEREAAEFAAHPLSADAVAQRRRDDAAKDPDGPRLTMPDLLAAHARCVAVRRT, from the coding sequence ACCAGCGGTGTTCCCGCTGCCCCGCTCACGGACGAGGAGCTGACCTCACTCGTCGAGGGCCTCGCGGGCCTGCCGTACGGCGGGGAGGCCGTCGACCAGCGGACCCATGCGCTGCAGACGGCGTGGCTGGCGAGGGACGCGGGCGCGGACGACGAGCTGGTGGTGGCCGCGGCGCTGCACGACATCGGCCGGGCCCGGACCGGCCGGGCCCGGCCGGTCCGGGCCGAACACCCGGGGCTGCCGCACGAGGTGGCGGGCGCCGAGTTCGCCCGGCGTCGGGTGAGCGAACGGGCGGCGTGGGTCATCGCCCAGCACGTACCGGCCAAGCGCTATCTGGTGGCGACCGATCCGGCGTACCACGCCCTGCTCAGCCCGGCGTCGATCGCCTCTCTGAAGGTCCAGGGCGGCCCGATGGACGAGCGCGAGGCGGCGGAGTTCGCGGCGCATCCGCTGTCCGCGGACGCGGTCGCGCAACGCCGCAGGGACGACGCGGCAAAGGATCCGGACGGCCCGCGGCTCACGATGCCGGACCTCCTGGCGGCCCACGCCCGCTGCGTCGCGGTGCGGCGGACCTGA
- a CDS encoding TetR family transcriptional regulator, with protein MPRSGLEARRRLQQAALELYRERGFDQTTTAEIAARAGVNERTFFRHFPDKREVLFHGEADLRAELMRSVTEAPDGLRPLEILLRAFREAGRILEENRPFSEPRLEVIAKTPALRERELAKAASLTEAVAEALRQRGVADRLAGLAAQTGWAAFHQAAGAWIDDPSQSLDAHLSRAFDDLRALSATSGS; from the coding sequence GTGCCACGGAGCGGACTGGAAGCGCGCCGCCGTCTTCAGCAGGCGGCGCTGGAGCTGTACCGGGAACGGGGGTTCGACCAGACCACCACGGCTGAGATCGCGGCCCGGGCCGGCGTCAACGAGCGCACGTTCTTCCGGCACTTCCCGGACAAGCGCGAGGTGCTCTTCCACGGCGAAGCCGACCTGCGCGCGGAGCTGATGCGATCGGTGACCGAAGCGCCCGATGGTCTGCGGCCCCTCGAGATACTGCTCCGCGCCTTCCGGGAAGCCGGACGGATCCTGGAGGAGAACCGCCCGTTCTCCGAACCGCGGCTGGAAGTCATCGCCAAAACACCAGCGCTCCGCGAACGCGAGTTGGCCAAGGCCGCGTCGCTCACCGAAGCCGTAGCGGAGGCGCTGCGGCAGCGCGGTGTCGCCGACCGGCTGGCCGGTCTGGCCGCTCAGACCGGCTGGGCCGCCTTTCACCAAGCGGCCGGGGCCTGGATCGACGACCCCTCACAGAGCCTGGACGCGCATCTCTCCCGAGCCTTCGACGACCTGCGTGCCCTCTCGGCGACGTCGGGAAGCTAG
- a CDS encoding 3-beta hydroxysteroid dehydrogenase, with translation MHVFVTGGSGLTGPAIVAELVAAGHTVTGLARSDAAAARLESLGATPHPGSLDDLGSLRSGAEAADGVLHMAFGGDFADPDDMMRRDRTAIETLGRALEDSGKPFVSTSGTLVMPLGRETTEKDEPDPAGIAGFRIPGERACLGFAARGVRTSVVRLAPTVHGPGDYGFIGMLVATARKTGRSAYVGDGGNRWPAVHRLDAASLFRLALEKAPAGSVLHGVAESGVTFKSIAETIARALNLPVVSLTPDEAAGHFVSPFMATVYGIDAPVSSSHTQELLGWSPTHPTLLDDLEHGDYFATPAS, from the coding sequence ATGCATGTCTTCGTTACCGGCGGTTCCGGCCTGACCGGCCCCGCCATCGTCGCCGAGCTCGTCGCGGCCGGCCACACCGTCACCGGTCTGGCGCGCTCGGATGCCGCCGCCGCCCGGCTGGAGTCGCTGGGCGCCACACCGCACCCCGGCTCCCTGGACGACCTCGGCAGCCTGCGGAGCGGCGCCGAAGCCGCCGACGGCGTCCTGCACATGGCCTTCGGCGGCGACTTCGCCGACCCCGACGACATGATGCGGCGCGACCGGACCGCGATCGAGACGCTCGGCCGAGCCCTGGAAGACTCGGGCAAGCCGTTCGTCAGCACCTCCGGCACGCTGGTCATGCCCCTCGGCCGGGAGACCACCGAGAAGGACGAGCCCGACCCGGCCGGGATCGCCGGATTCCGGATCCCGGGCGAGCGAGCGTGCCTGGGCTTCGCCGCCCGGGGAGTACGCACGAGCGTGGTCCGGCTCGCTCCCACCGTCCACGGCCCCGGGGACTACGGCTTCATCGGCATGCTCGTCGCCACCGCGCGAAAGACGGGCAGGTCGGCCTACGTCGGCGACGGCGGCAATCGGTGGCCCGCGGTGCATCGGCTCGACGCGGCGAGCCTGTTCCGCCTGGCATTGGAGAAGGCTCCCGCGGGCAGCGTGCTGCACGGGGTGGCCGAAAGCGGCGTCACCTTCAAGAGCATCGCGGAGACGATCGCCCGAGCCCTGAATCTGCCCGTGGTCTCGCTGACCCCGGACGAGGCTGCCGGGCACTTCGTAAGCCCGTTCATGGCCACCGTCTACGGCATCGACGCGCCCGTCTCCAGCTCTCACACCCAGGAGCTGCTCGGCTGGTCGCCCACCCACCCGACACTGCTCGACGACCTGGAGCACGGCGATTACTTCGCCACGCCGGCCTCCTGA